From the genome of Varibaculum prostatecancerukia, one region includes:
- a CDS encoding ABC-three component system protein: MPEELWYTSRDKTPDVARSDRTLEQYYKRGASKKLAREMLNNPTRREFVDSLDYIEGVPTEAADEVKAALAESIAPFIDKEVSVDNVGDVFFDLIQESLRLTVDPSLEAGRKLQRAKTGSMAAINKYGSLLLEDCKYVCSKPGCGESLQNVAPSGQSQAVYEAARIAGDKAEYGNLVALCSKCFNQYVLGHKKAEEKELKKIKEIQERSARARQTLSAVQIERGITRVVENLARANPKDFEPLNFDPVAVKSKIDEASDFFLFDEVMQHVTRFFRFIQNQLKEQARIKTFDEELLRAQIKASYRKLADKKFDKLIIHSELSKRLSQITKQDQRYCAYVISYFVQSCEVFDAATK, translated from the coding sequence GTGCCCGAAGAACTCTGGTACACCTCACGAGACAAAACCCCAGACGTTGCCCGGTCGGATAGAACCCTAGAGCAGTACTACAAACGCGGAGCATCGAAGAAGTTAGCGCGGGAAATGCTGAACAATCCAACCCGCAGGGAGTTCGTTGATTCGCTCGATTATATTGAGGGCGTCCCAACTGAGGCCGCAGATGAGGTAAAAGCAGCACTTGCCGAATCCATCGCCCCATTTATCGACAAGGAAGTAAGCGTCGATAACGTTGGAGACGTATTCTTCGATCTGATTCAGGAATCGCTGCGTTTAACTGTCGATCCGTCTCTTGAAGCTGGTCGTAAGCTGCAGCGAGCCAAAACAGGCTCGATGGCAGCTATTAATAAATACGGGTCGCTTCTCCTCGAAGACTGTAAATACGTGTGCTCAAAACCCGGTTGCGGAGAATCTCTACAAAATGTTGCTCCTAGTGGGCAATCGCAGGCTGTATATGAAGCCGCACGTATCGCCGGAGATAAAGCCGAATACGGAAACCTCGTGGCTTTGTGCTCCAAGTGCTTCAATCAGTATGTTCTCGGCCATAAAAAGGCCGAGGAAAAAGAACTGAAAAAGATTAAAGAAATTCAAGAACGAAGCGCCAGAGCTAGGCAAACCCTCAGCGCTGTCCAGATTGAGCGTGGCATCACGAGGGTAGTAGAAAACCTGGCACGCGCGAATCCGAAAGACTTCGAACCACTTAACTTCGATCCCGTAGCGGTTAAAAGCAAAATAGACGAGGCCTCCGACTTTTTCCTTTTCGATGAGGTCATGCAGCACGTGACAAGATTCTTCAGATTCATCCAAAACCAACTAAAAGAACAGGCCCGTATTAAAACTTTCGATGAAGAACTCCTGCGCGCTCAAATAAAAGCTTCCTATCGAAAGCTCGCGGACAAGAAGTTCGACAAGCTCATCATTCACAGCGAACTATCAAAACGCCTGAGCCAAATCACGAAACAAGACCAAAGATACTGCGCCTACGTGATCTCCTATTTCGTTCAATCCTGCGAGGTGTTCGATGCTGCTACCAAGTAA
- a CDS encoding ABC-three component system middle component 7, with product MLLPSKLFAYQDSVLPLLPEILRHLDTPKTPNEIAQDLASTNTDPTRLIEALDCLYALGRIALSEEGKLYRC from the coding sequence ATGCTGCTACCAAGTAAACTCTTCGCCTACCAAGACAGCGTGCTACCACTGCTACCAGAAATCCTGCGCCACCTCGATACCCCCAAAACGCCCAACGAAATCGCTCAAGATCTTGCCAGCACCAATACTGATCCGACTAGGCTCATTGAAGCCCTAGATTGCCTGTATGCGCTTGGCCGGATTGCGCTCAGCGAAGAAGGGAAACTATACCGATGCTAA
- a CDS encoding DUF2326 domain-containing protein: MLKQISCRLFREDGQLRPPINFTKGLNTILGAIKGEAGSIGKSTMMLIIDFAFGGNTYVGSDAVKELDDHTIYFTFEFADGQYHFARTPTDPKLVAQVDENQTVIGTMKIEEFNAWLAAKYHMDLPGLKYRNTLSRFFRIYGKNNHNELKPLQTRGGDESQKDAITVLIALFGYYDEIKDFKEQLQQAENKISAFKMARRYEFIPSAVDGMTKYKQNVVEIAALEEDRSKLAQSDETDVEPAEIEKANERNELKRQLNDLRREITSKKDELHLLDLNIHHGAYPTEADLKSLKEFFPGANLAKLMEIEKFHTKIQAILGEELEAAHTHVTRQLATLEGQATELLSSIDSIPASKAFTDEFLDAYTSLDRRINKLQDENDAFDTRDRLQKEKQEANTRYQQQLDAVLSSIETAIDSQMEAINEEVTGGEYNAPRLSLSAFNSYDFETPRDKGTGTNHRGVIIYDLAIAQNTALPAIAHDSIMFDSMSRTDLSNLIRVYNDQVEKQIFIAVDKVSDCTDEAKAIIKRTMVLKLDNNEHALFGEKWSRKERP; the protein is encoded by the coding sequence ATGCTAAAACAAATCAGCTGCCGATTATTCCGTGAAGACGGACAACTACGCCCACCTATCAACTTCACTAAAGGCCTGAACACCATCCTCGGCGCGATCAAAGGCGAAGCAGGCTCTATCGGCAAATCAACCATGATGCTCATCATCGACTTCGCATTCGGCGGCAACACGTATGTTGGTAGTGATGCTGTCAAAGAACTGGACGACCACACGATTTACTTCACATTCGAATTCGCTGACGGGCAGTACCACTTCGCTAGGACTCCCACCGATCCAAAACTTGTCGCACAAGTCGATGAAAACCAAACCGTCATTGGAACAATGAAAATTGAAGAGTTCAACGCGTGGCTTGCTGCGAAATACCACATGGACCTGCCAGGACTGAAATACAGGAATACGCTCAGCCGCTTCTTCCGAATCTACGGCAAGAACAACCACAACGAACTCAAACCTCTCCAAACCCGAGGAGGAGACGAATCCCAAAAGGACGCAATTACCGTCCTAATCGCGCTATTCGGGTACTATGACGAAATCAAGGACTTCAAAGAACAACTGCAACAAGCCGAAAACAAAATCTCAGCGTTCAAAATGGCACGCCGCTATGAATTCATACCCTCAGCTGTAGATGGGATGACCAAATACAAGCAGAACGTAGTAGAAATCGCTGCTCTAGAGGAAGACCGTAGCAAACTCGCCCAATCCGATGAGACTGATGTAGAACCGGCAGAAATCGAGAAAGCGAACGAACGTAACGAGCTCAAGCGCCAGCTCAATGATCTGCGCCGCGAGATTACAAGCAAGAAAGACGAGCTACACCTGCTTGACCTGAATATTCACCACGGCGCATACCCAACCGAAGCTGACCTCAAAAGTCTGAAAGAATTCTTTCCAGGGGCGAACCTTGCAAAGCTCATGGAGATTGAAAAGTTCCATACGAAAATACAAGCAATCCTCGGTGAAGAACTTGAAGCCGCTCACACCCACGTTACCAGGCAACTCGCTACGCTCGAGGGGCAGGCCACCGAGCTACTATCTAGCATAGATTCCATACCAGCATCAAAAGCATTCACAGACGAGTTCCTGGATGCCTACACATCCTTAGACCGCCGTATCAATAAGCTGCAAGACGAAAACGATGCTTTTGATACTCGTGACAGGCTCCAAAAAGAAAAGCAAGAAGCGAACACACGCTACCAACAACAGCTCGATGCGGTGCTCTCGTCTATTGAAACTGCAATCGACAGCCAGATGGAAGCCATCAATGAAGAAGTAACCGGCGGCGAATACAACGCTCCAAGGCTCTCGCTTAGCGCGTTCAACAGCTACGACTTTGAAACCCCGAGAGATAAAGGCACTGGCACTAACCATCGTGGCGTCATCATTTACGATCTGGCGATAGCGCAGAACACAGCGCTTCCGGCCATCGCGCACGACTCGATCATGTTCGACTCCATGTCACGCACCGACCTCAGCAACCTCATCCGCGTATACAACGACCAGGTAGAAAAGCAGATCTTCATAGCCGTTGACAAAGTTAGTGACTGCACTGACGAAGCCAAAGCTATCATCAAGCGAACCATGGTGCTCAAGCTCGACAACAACGAGCACGCCCTGTTCGGGGAGAAGTGGAGCCGAAAGGAACGCCCGTGA
- a CDS encoding VOC family protein, translated as MNKITCVCLGVKDMERSIKFYRDGLGYKTDCREDNPPVCFFDTPGTKFELFPLEQLAKDIDENNPPKGSGFSGITLAYNVEHKEDVDTVIELVRKAGGKIVKEPQEVFWGGYHAYFSDLDGYYWEVSWGSDFQFDENGLLKF; from the coding sequence ATGAACAAGATTACTTGTGTTTGTTTAGGTGTCAAAGATATGGAAAGGTCAATCAAGTTTTATAGAGATGGATTAGGATACAAAACTGATTGTAGAGAAGATAATCCGCCGGTATGCTTTTTTGATACTCCGGGAACTAAGTTTGAACTGTTTCCTTTGGAGCAATTAGCAAAAGATATTGATGAAAATAATCCACCAAAAGGAAGTGGATTTTCAGGAATTACCTTGGCTTACAATGTTGAACATAAAGAAGATGTAGATACCGTAATTGAATTAGTAAGAAAAGCAGGTGGAAAAATCGTAAAAGAGCCACAGGAAGTTTTCTGGGGTGGATATCACGCATATTTTTCAGATTTGGATGGATACTATTGGGAAGTATCATGGGGTTCAGATTTTCAATTTGATGAAAATGGATTGCTGAAATTTTAA
- a CDS encoding TfoX/Sxy family protein: MASSKDYLDFILEQLAGLDEISHRAMMGEYILYCQGKVFGGIYDDRFLVKPTKSAIAMMPDAKKELSYEGAKAMLLVENVDDRAFLQNLVQAMITELPAVKKRKQLMGGREIN, from the coding sequence ATGGCATCTTCAAAGGACTACCTGGACTTCATTTTAGAACAGCTCGCTGGTTTGGATGAGATTTCTCATCGGGCAATGATGGGTGAATACATTCTCTATTGCCAAGGGAAAGTCTTTGGCGGGATTTATGACGACCGCTTTTTAGTTAAGCCAACCAAATCAGCCATAGCAATGATGCCGGATGCAAAGAAAGAGCTGTCCTATGAAGGAGCAAAAGCAATGCTCCTCGTAGAAAATGTAGATGATCGAGCGTTCTTGCAAAACTTAGTTCAGGCGATGATCACGGAATTACCGGCGGTTAAAAAAAGAAAACAGCTGATGGGTGGTAGAGAGATAAATTGA
- a CDS encoding response regulator transcription factor, producing the protein MKRIFFVEDDLSLINGLSFAIRKQGYEVDVARTSVEAANLWKQDRYDLVILDVSLPDGSGYDLCKRIRQTSRIPIIFLTAADEETDIIMGLDIGADDYITKPFQLGVFLSRINALLRRCENFTQLNTELKSNGITVHLLRHEVYKGDIPIDLTAGEYKLLCLFMENPNIALSSEQILSRLWDSEGNYINTSTLTVYIRRLRTKIEDNPDCPQKIITLRRVGYKWNVIA; encoded by the coding sequence GTGAAACGAATCTTCTTTGTCGAAGATGATTTGAGTTTAATAAATGGCCTGTCTTTTGCAATTAGGAAACAGGGCTATGAAGTTGATGTTGCTCGGACAAGTGTAGAAGCAGCAAATCTATGGAAGCAGGACAGGTATGACTTAGTCATATTAGATGTATCTTTGCCGGATGGCTCTGGTTATGATCTGTGTAAAAGAATCCGACAGACTTCAAGGATACCGATTATTTTTTTGACTGCAGCAGATGAAGAAACCGATATTATTATGGGCCTTGATATAGGTGCTGACGATTATATTACGAAGCCTTTCCAATTGGGCGTATTTTTATCAAGAATTAATGCTCTCCTCCGAAGATGCGAGAACTTCACTCAACTTAATACAGAGTTGAAATCTAATGGAATAACGGTGCATCTATTAAGGCATGAAGTTTACAAGGGTGATATTCCTATTGACTTAACAGCAGGAGAATACAAATTGCTATGCCTATTTATGGAAAATCCCAATATAGCATTATCGTCAGAGCAGATTTTAAGTAGACTCTGGGATTCTGAAGGAAACTACATCAACACTAGCACCCTAACGGTATACATCCGAAGATTACGAACTAAAATTGAAGACAATCCAGATTGTCCACAAAAGATCATCACTCTTCGTCGTGTGGGTTATAAGTGGAATGTGATAGCATAA
- a CDS encoding sensor histidine kinase, whose amino-acid sequence MENAVTQIREYISGNHNARISCDDEGELYQLFHEINTLATILNSRAENEEKAKISLKNTISNISHQLKTPLAALNIYNGILKEETVNSPTIKKFTDLSEQELYRIEILVKNLLTIAKLDAGIIIFDKSKHYIDDIMKQIQQRFAFQAQQQNKILNFIEHDTATILLCDPYWLMEAISNVVKNALDHTTAGSTIEISWRKSLSMVQIMIRDNGSGIHSEDLPHIFKRFYRSRFSKDTQGVGLGLPLTKAIIEAHSGTIEVDSDLGKETIFIINLLIPTNL is encoded by the coding sequence ATGGAAAATGCAGTGACACAGATACGAGAGTATATTTCGGGTAACCACAATGCCAGAATTAGCTGCGATGATGAGGGTGAACTGTACCAGCTATTCCATGAGATAAATACTTTGGCTACAATCTTAAATTCTCGCGCGGAAAATGAGGAAAAAGCAAAGATTTCTTTAAAAAATACTATATCAAATATTTCTCATCAACTAAAAACACCTCTTGCAGCGCTGAACATATACAATGGAATTCTAAAAGAAGAAACAGTGAATTCCCCGACAATTAAAAAATTTACAGATCTTTCTGAACAAGAGCTCTACCGTATAGAAATTCTCGTCAAAAATCTTTTAACGATTGCGAAATTAGATGCTGGAATAATTATTTTTGACAAAAGTAAACACTATATTGATGACATAATGAAGCAAATCCAGCAACGTTTTGCATTTCAAGCACAGCAACAAAATAAAATTTTAAATTTTATTGAACACGATACTGCTACCATCCTGCTTTGTGATCCATATTGGCTTATGGAGGCAATCAGTAATGTTGTTAAAAATGCTTTGGATCATACAACAGCAGGAAGTACCATCGAAATTTCATGGCGCAAGTCATTATCAATGGTGCAAATTATGATAAGAGATAACGGAAGTGGCATACACTCAGAAGATCTCCCCCACATTTTTAAGCGATTTTATCGTAGCCGCTTTTCAAAAGATACACAGGGTGTTGGATTAGGACTTCCTCTTACGAAAGCGATCATAGAAGCTCATAGCGGAACAATAGAAGTAGATAGTGACTTAGGCAAAGAAACAATATTCATAATCAATTTATTGATTCCTACAAATTTGTAG